A portion of the Acidobacteriaceae bacterium genome contains these proteins:
- the tpiA gene encoding triose-phosphate isomerase, with amino-acid sequence MRKPLMAGNWKMFKTPEESIDYLAAFLPLVADHERDEIVLFPTLTALSEVVSALRNTRVAAGTQTMHWLAEGPYTGQTSVMMLSKIGCRFVLLGHSEQRSFLGETDGSINLKLQAALAHGFVPLLCLGETLAQRENGETEAVLRKQLRGAVAGLTSSQAETMVIAYEPIWAIGTGHTAAPDLAGWTHSLIRSELALLFGQTTASAIRILYGGSVTPHNIEQLMAEPEIDGALVGGASLTPESFSRIVHYGQPA; translated from the coding sequence ATGCGTAAACCTTTGATGGCTGGCAACTGGAAGATGTTCAAGACGCCAGAAGAGTCGATCGACTATCTGGCCGCGTTCCTTCCTCTAGTTGCGGACCATGAACGAGACGAGATTGTCCTGTTTCCCACGCTGACGGCGCTCTCCGAGGTGGTCTCTGCCTTACGCAATACGCGCGTCGCTGCCGGAACACAAACGATGCATTGGCTTGCCGAAGGCCCTTACACGGGACAGACCTCGGTCATGATGCTAAGCAAGATTGGGTGTCGGTTTGTGTTGTTAGGGCATAGCGAGCAGCGGAGCTTTCTGGGGGAAACCGACGGCTCCATCAATCTGAAATTGCAAGCAGCCCTCGCACACGGATTCGTTCCTCTCCTCTGCCTTGGAGAGACCTTGGCTCAGCGTGAGAATGGAGAGACGGAGGCCGTCCTGCGGAAGCAACTACGTGGAGCTGTGGCGGGGCTTACATCCTCGCAAGCCGAAACGATGGTGATCGCCTATGAACCGATTTGGGCGATTGGAACCGGGCATACTGCGGCGCCTGATTTGGCCGGCTGGACCCACTCACTCATACGTTCCGAGCTTGCTTTATTGTTTGGGCAAACGACGGCATCTGCGATTCGCATTCTTTACGGGGGATCGGTAACACCGCACAACATCGAGCAGCTGATGGCGGAGCCCGAGATCGATGGAGCTTTGGTCGGTGGCGCTTCGCTCACTCCAGAGTCGTTCTCGAGGATTGTCCATTACGGCCAACCTGCCTGA
- a CDS encoding ArdC family protein: MTTTAIHEANATLNSKKPLSKQELIAANIKLLVEQLNAGKSEALTNYLTAMSRFHNYSFGNVLEIARQMPTATRVAGFWTWKNLGRSVNAGAKGIRILAPIVGVRRKKDSEAEKDITKQNERALLGFRNTFVFDISQTNGIELPEIEQTSGDPGDNLTRLKTFLHGQGIQVVYNEKIAPALGMSYGGRIALLPGQTEAEEFSTLVHEAAHEMLHKSERRTATTKTVRETEAEAVAFVVGKAIGLMNINASADYIQLYHGNASMLAESLEVIQQASGVILAAVEAPALNEEAEQAASALEEAA; this comes from the coding sequence ATGACCACCACCGCCATCCACGAAGCCAACGCCACCCTCAACAGCAAGAAACCTCTCAGCAAGCAGGAACTCATCGCCGCCAACATCAAGCTCCTCGTCGAGCAGTTGAACGCTGGCAAGTCGGAAGCCCTCACGAACTACCTCACGGCCATGAGCCGTTTCCACAATTACAGCTTCGGCAACGTCTTAGAGATCGCTCGCCAGATGCCCACGGCTACTCGCGTTGCGGGCTTCTGGACATGGAAGAATCTGGGACGTTCCGTCAATGCAGGAGCTAAGGGCATTCGCATCCTTGCTCCTATCGTCGGTGTTCGCCGCAAGAAGGACAGCGAAGCTGAGAAGGACATCACCAAGCAGAACGAGCGTGCTTTGCTTGGTTTCCGCAATACCTTCGTCTTCGACATCTCCCAGACCAACGGCATCGAGCTGCCTGAGATCGAGCAGACGTCAGGCGACCCCGGCGACAACCTCACGCGCTTGAAAACCTTCCTGCACGGGCAGGGCATTCAGGTCGTCTACAACGAGAAGATCGCCCCCGCTCTCGGCATGAGTTACGGCGGTCGCATTGCTCTATTGCCCGGGCAGACCGAGGCCGAGGAGTTCTCCACGCTTGTGCATGAAGCCGCGCACGAGATGCTTCACAAGTCCGAACGCCGTACTGCCACCACCAAGACTGTGCGCGAGACAGAAGCAGAAGCCGTGGCCTTCGTTGTCGGCAAGGCTATTGGATTGATGAACATCAACGCCTCCGCCGATTACATCCAGCTCTATCACGGCAACGCGTCCATGCTCGCCGAGAGTTTGGAGGTGATCCAGCAGGCCTCGGGTGTCATCCTCGCGGCGGTAGAAGCTCCCGCGCTCAACGAAGAAGCAGAGCAGGCTGCCTCCGCACTCGAGGAGGCAGCCTAA